The Tachysurus vachellii isolate PV-2020 chromosome 21, HZAU_Pvac_v1, whole genome shotgun sequence region GTAGTGAGAAGTTTGCACTTGCACATCTTGTACATCTTGCACTAAAGTtggatctaatctaatctaatctaacataATCTAAGTTTGCATTATTCTAATCTGCTGTCGTCACAGAATGACATTGCTAGCGGTTACAATGGCATTTAtaatagaagaaaaaaggatCCCGAATATCGGGAATAATAgtgttaattatatttatattatataataattaataataataaagtctaaGTGTCTCTTTTCCTCATTCGTTATTTTCCAGTGATGATTAACGCCATGTTAATGAATTGTAGAAGTGGTCCCAGTGTGTACCTTGTACATTACAGCGAGATGCTGAGTTACAGGAGAGACTGGATTTGTGATCTATGAGTCGACAAGGTGTAAGCATGAATGTTGAAGACGCAGAAGTCAGACAGCTAGCACTATGCAGATTGTTCAGGGTCTGTTCTTCCTGCCAGTTAACACGTTTGTTCATTTTAGTGTGACTTTCCTTGCAGGCAGGCAGCAATGGACATTACAGCTAAATTCTGTCAGAAGGAGATGGAGGAGTACGGAGCCTGTGTGGCCTCTAATCCGTCTACATGGCAGGAGCAGTGTCACCACCTGAAGGTGAAGGTGGCACAGTGTACCTCTTCTCAGTACGTCTACACCAGAAATCCTTCCCCAAGCATCAGCATTTCATTTAGTAGTTAGTCCTGCGATACACAGGCATATTTTCTATTAATTGTAGGATGTTTTAAGATTAAATAAAGGCAAATGATTAAGCGCTCTActaatttttttcagtttaacaaCCACTGAAAATGTTCAGTATTAAACAGAACACTGGTAAAGACTGTTTTCTTTGCTCTATATCCACTCGTCAGACtgcatgaattaataaatacatacctGCAGCAGTGCAGCATGGGATACATGAGATAttccaaaaaataaatttagAGTGACAGAATTCAGCACTATATAGGAATTTGGACCATTTTTTTAATCCCCCTAAAAACTGTGTTAATGCTTCCACTGAATCATTAACACAATACCCTACAAAGTAAAGTGTTGTGGGACATTAGGAAGATATTTTACTCATTCAGAAATGACGGAGGTGGGAGACGGGGGCTGAGAGACCGTACAGAGCCACGGTCCGTGAAGTGTGGGTGGGGTTGTGGAGGGGTAGAAAGGGTTGTTTAGTCACCTGTAATAAATATCATCGTCAGTCTAATGTCCTGATTAATGTGGTAGGTGTGTCTGGTCTTCTGTCGACTCAGTATATATGCAATCAGGCTTCACAATTGACATGAGAGCTTTCAGATTTGTGTCATCTTGTTTCTCGTCATTTCCTGATGTAGTCCAGTGATCAGGAAGATCAGGGCAGACTGTGCCGGAGAGTTTGCAGAGTTTGAGCGCTGCCTGAGGGAAAACCAGTCCTCGGCTCAGGCCTGCTCATCACACGTGGCACGCTTTCTGACCTGCGCCAACACTGTGGACGTTACAGGATTAGGTAATCATTACTGCCATCATCACTAAGTAGTGTTTCACGTCATGTGCTGAATTATTCTCACACTTCACAAAAGCGTTTGACCAGTAATAGACTTTTTTGGGCTTCATAAAGTGTTTCCTAACCCCCACAAGTAGGACAGACGCTTTTTCTTTTGGGtaacaaaattattggcacccccattgtattttataatgctaCATCCTCAGATCTTGTCAAAGGATTtggacaataacaacaacaaaaaaaattacatacagtactgtgcaaaagttttaggcaggtgtgaaaaaaatgctgtaaacaaagaatgctttcagaaatataaataatgaatgtttatttctgtcaatttacaaaatgcaaagtgagcaaacaaaagaaaaatctaaatcaaattaatattttgCTTTCAAACCAGCgtgaagtgatggcacgacccccacagagcgcTGATCTCAACATcgtcgagtgtgtctgggattacatgaagagacagaaggatgtgagaaagccgacatccacagaagatctgtggttagttctccaagatgtttggaacaacctaccagccgagttccttcaaaaacttcTGTGCGAGTGTagctagaagaattgctgctgttttgaaggcaaaggcaAAGGGCTCTCACAgcaaatattgatgtgatttagatttctcttttgttcattcactgcattttgttcatttatgaaaataaatgtttaatacttccatttttgaaagcattctttgtttacagcattttttttcacacctgcctaaaacatttgcacagtactgtatatattcaatTGGTTGAAAAACAATTGCCATAATtactaatattaattattagtaGGATTTTAGAcagggggccacggtggcttagtggttagcacgtttgcctcacacctccagggtcagggttcgattcccgcctccaccttgtgtgtgtggagtttgcatgttctccccgtgcctcgggggtttcctccgggtactccggtttcctcccatccatgtccaaagacatggatgcatggtaggttgattggcatctaaggaaaattgtccgtagtgtgtgattgcgtgagtgaatgagagtgtgtgtgtgcccagtgatgggttggcactccgtccagggtgtatcctgccttgatgcccgatgacacctgagataggcacaggctccccgtgacccgaggtagttcggataagcggtagaagatgaatgaatgaatgaaaaagatttTAGACCTAATTCATTTAGAATATTTTCCCACTAAATGTTATTTGGGGGTGTTAATAATTTTGCAGTTGCAGTTTTtgagtgccaataattttggatcTGACTGGATGGTGGCAATAGGAAACAGAATGTGTAAAAACTCTGCGACTCCAGAGAATATATGCGAATGTTGTAAGGTAGAAAAATCCAGAAACTAATgaaagtgtgtttattttctctgcaGTGAATCCAGAATCTCCGCCCACATAAAACCCAACCAGAAACCTTCTTCCATCACCGTGGGATTAAGGCAATGGCTATATTAACTTCAGACGGTTTTACTTGAACACatttcatattcacacacacacacacacacacacacacactgtcattttgTAATAAACGTTGCCAACTGTACAGAAAGACGACAACAAGCCGTGAGATGCCGCGAGTCAGGAAACTGATGTCAGCTGCTTGTACAGTTcatctttataaatatttttttaataagaactTGCAGATCTCAACATGTTTAAAGTGACGTTAGGTGTCtaaataaaatctcttttgTTCTGAACAAACGTAGTGAAGCATGGTTGTGGTAGCATCGCGTTGAGACTTACTCGTGACTGACGTATGGTGGACAGCCTCCTCTAGGCAGACTGATGAGGATCTCTTTTATTATCGAAGCCTGATTGTAAAGTCTTCTCTCCTGGTTCTTCCAGGAACAGACATATATCTACATGTACTCAGTTTAACATCACGCAGGTTGAATCCgttcaaatcatatttaatcTCTTTGTCATGGACCAGTTGCACAGTGATGTGGTGAATATTTATCTGTTGTACTTgtaacggggggcacggtggcttagtggttagcacgttcgcctcacacctccagggttaggggttcgattcccgcctccgccttgtgtgtgtggagtttgcatgttctccccgtgcctcaggggtttcctccgggtactccggtttcctcccccggtccaaagacatgcatggtaggttgattggcatctctggaaaattgtccgtagtgtgtgattgcgtgagtgaatgagagtgtgtgtgtgccctgtgatgggttggcactccgtccagggtgtatcctgccttgatgcccgatgacgcctgagataggcacaggctccccgtgacctgaggtagttcggataagcggtagaagatgaatgaatggatgaatgaatgtacttgTAACAGATTTAATGTACTGATGGGATATTCGATGTAAATTCAGGACGTTAAATCCTTTTGGTTAGAAAACTAGAAAAAGTCGACGGGAGTGAATACTTATTCACGGCACTGTGTTCATTGATCAGAACACGCATAGACTTTCTTAAGGCTCTTGTTCGAGTAATAATGATATGCAAGATTTGCTGAGCTTGAAGCCACTGTTTAGGGAAAACAACTCAAAATCTAAACCAATACTCAGGtattaggaaaaaaataaataaagagtgtaAAGGTAATTTGACAAAAAATAGATAATCAGtttgtacatatatatttaaatgatatgGCTAAATATTGGAAATGTAATCCGTATCCGCTCTCCGTATCGTAATGAAGCTGTGATGTAGTCAGTGTTTGTTATAGGATTTAAAAGACATAAAGGTCTGATTCAGTCATTATCCTTCTTCGTGATGTTTAAAGACACCGCCGTTAATCTTTAACAAGCTACgcaatatatttattcagatcTCTCCAATCAGGATTGAGGAGTTTTTTTCGGCCCGGTTCCTCGtggctcttttttttccctctcgtCTGAATCgctgtataatattaaactaagGAATGTGTGACTTCTCTCCCTCATACCGTGTCTAGCTTCCCGCTGGCAGAAGAATAAAAAGAGCGAAAGAGGGGGAGATCTTATGGCTTAGTACATGCCTTTGACCACTGACGGGATGAGTGGGAGGACAGGAACACGCTGACTAACACGCCTGACAGGGttgtttgtgttatttctcCCTGATTATTGGCTCAGTCAGATGTTAAGAGCAGCCATATGTGACCTTCCTCTAGGCCATGTTCTTGTTTTCTTATTCttccttaattttttttttttaataaagaaaacaaaaaaccaccCTCATGACAATCCCAGATCCAAAAGCACCGGTTTAAAGAGGTTTAAAATTGTATggagtgccaataattttgcacCATATGATTTGCATTGGcagtttttgtttctgtgcaAATCACTTAGCGTTTTTACCTTAAATCCGTCCCAGCTCCAAGAAGACATGATGATTTCTTGATGGCTTTAAGGGGTGCAGATATTTTTACACCCTAGAGTTTACGTTACAATAAAGTCGTAAATGTCGTTTCTTCAGTTTGAAGTGTTGCGTAATTATCTGTAAcgtttgtacttttttttttcattttaacccGATAACAATCCCAGATCCAAGAAGATGATTTAAAGTTCTTAAGGACTGCCAATGATTTAATTAAAGATGTTTTCTTCTTACGGTTCAGTAATCTCTAATTCTCTGTAATGACTGTAGAACTGTTTACACAGAGGCCATGCATTTACAATGGTTTAGGGGTCATTTGTGTTACctcgggtgtgtgtgtgtgtgtgtgtgtgtgcttttttttgaaCTGCTTGCAATGTTTGTCCaattcccccccccccacctccCGTGTCTTAAAGGCTGCATCTCTATCATGTCTTGAAGACTCAGTAATCAAGGAGACATGATCATATTGACAACAAAAGCACTGATTATATTGTAAAGGTgaaaacacaatacacagtaACCACTTGAACAgatcacaaaaaaaaccccaaaaaaaacaaaaaattaaacgaATTGTGCTGTCAGTTCTGTGCTGTTTCAGCAGATACCCTGATGATAGAGTCCAGAATCACAAGGAACAGTGGCCTTGATATCCCTGGTGTCAGATCTGATCACAGCTTCAGGCAGCTCGGCCTGTTTCGTATAACATCCACAGTCCAGAGggctgaaataataataataataataataataataataataataataatgttctgtACATgtcataaaatctttttttttttttttaaataagaaacgtCTCACGTGTACACACTGTACGTCATGCAGGAGAAAGCAACGAGATATCCAGCAGTATCATTATCATACAGAGGAACGGAGAGAGACAGTAGTGCTAATCGCAACCATATTAGTCATGATACAAATACGTTAAGCGCAGTAACATTAGAGCACGAGAACATTTAGCATCACACGGGCCACCCGGGAAACACCCCGGGGGCAGCATTACTTTTGAACACTAGGATTTAGGATGATGTGGATGCTGTAATAATGTAAACCCTGTAAACGCGAGACCCTGTTGGCAGTGTGATGAACCCTGATCGAATCCTGACCCTTACGCGTTCAAACCTCAGACGTGAGAATGAAACGAGCGCCGAAAAAAACTCTACGAACTCAGAGGATTTCCTTCACAAAACCTCAAcgaagttttttttatgtatttattttttctatactttaGCATTATTTCCTTAGGCCAAAGCGTCAGAATTACCCTGTGTCTCAGTGTTATTAACATTCTACCTATTTATTAAAAGATTTCTTCGGACTAAAGCTCATCGTAGAAAAGTGCGACATAAACATTCTGATCTTTCTTAATAACTCAGCAAGAGAACGAAAGATgctgaaaataaagacagataACTGATGAGGAAAGAAGAAGGTAGACAAAAGAGAAGAAGGGAACGGAGGTGAAAGAATAGAAACTGAATAAGATAAACTGTGGAAATGAGAGGAGCGGAGAGGAGACGTGGAAGAGAAAGacggagaggagatgagaggagaggagacatggaagagaaagaaggagaggagatgagaggagaggagacatggaagagaaagaaggagaggagaggagacatggaagagaaagaaggagaggagatgagcggtggagcagagaggagaggagaagcgaagagaagagacaaggaatgaagagaaggagagaagacaATTATAAAAAAGGGAGGACGAGACAAGGAGAGAAGATGAGCAGGTGAGACACagaggagagaggaaaggagaagagaagaaaggaggagACAAGGAGAGAAGACAATGAGAAAAATGAGGAGGGGAgaagagacaaggagagaaaaGGAGTTCACATACACTGCCAGCCTGcaggttttaaaaaattattattattttttaaatattttttattttacagtttaacTATTgtcacataaatacataaaattaagCTTTATCATCATTTTCATGTAAAACACTTTAAGGTTCATTATTTCAAACTGATGActccaaatgaaataaaaagtattattattattattattattattattattattattattattattaaatctttgTTCTAACCGTCTTTTAATTAAGCGCTTTACCAaagctgcacttttttttttctaagttaATCCACAACAGGTTCATTTCATTGTTAGtgttacacatttacactctTTAGAGCGATCGAGattgaaaaactgaaataaacaaaataataataattaaatacaatttcGAAACTGCTCTCATATTTCTCACTTCACTTCTGttataataatgaattatattaataattctgTATTTATCTTCATTCCCATTTCAACCAAAACTACAAAGTACACACAGAGTTTCCCAAACCCTTCTGACTGGCAGCGTATGTGTTACAGACGGGAACAAATTCCAGCTTTTAATCGTTTAATCCCACGCAAGTTCACCTGACCCCGTATCACCGGGCGGATTTGTGTTGGCCTCGTCTTAATCGCTCTGGTATGCACCCTTTCCTTTTGCTCTCTGAACCCTACAGAGACTCCTTAAGACTCCGGTGTGCCGCTCGGTTTAGTCTTTCCCGTCCCTAATACTCATAAATAACATCATCCAAGGCCTGATAATTAAAGTGTAACAGCGTGAGGATAAGAGCGAGAACAAAAGGCTAGAATCTGAGGAAATTTTACTAAAAAGAAAGGACATTCAttcttaaaaatgattaaacacTCCTCTCTGGGTCTGATTTGCTGTTTGCCCTTAGAAATGATTCGACAGCCGAGTGCAGAAGTTTGTCCCCCCTCCATAAATCGAGTGGGAGCTgcattgcttttcttttctttgcttttttttttttttttttttttttgtaaaatattaacataatgTGTTATTACGTATTAATAGAATTACCGCATGCCGAAACGTGGCAATTTATCTCAacattattttagaaataatctaaaaaaaaaaggaataaataaataaataaataaatggacaaaTGAAAAGCTGTTGAATGAAGTTGGAGGCAAAAAAGGGCACAGCGTGGGCATGCGAGCTAACAGTAAATATGTGTATCTGATGAGCCACCGGCGTTTGACTGTGAACATCCTAAACAACAAGATCGGATCATTTCCTTTCTGTAATAATTTGTCTTATTGCTGTACATTACTTTATTTCTTCATATGGACCtgagggtgtacaaacttttgcactcagttGTAAATAAGATGTCGTTCTGATTTATACGTGATGATGTAGATGCAAGGTTTCCTATGCAAgatgtatttacttatttatttatttgcaaatgaCTGATTTGTGATGAACGATGAGGTAAAATGTTGGCAATCAGCTGCCTAACTGAATATACAGCATGCCTATGacgtaaatgtgtgtgtgtgtgtgtgtgtgtgttggttttattaataatgattaaagCATGAGGATACAATTATCGTATTCCTAGTCGAACCCTAAACCGCatcatttcctgtttgctgtTTAAATCATTATGTTTTGTTATTCCTACAGGACGGTGACTGACGTAAACTGGTGTGTGATTGCGAGATGAGAGATCCTGCAGGATTAGTTGGGCAAACACGCTGGGTTTTAGAGTGAAggctttgtctgtttgtttgcagCTTCTCTTGTGGACTGCGGTGGAGTTAGTCTGGGGTCGGAGGTGAAGAGGGGTCACGAGGTGAAGTAGGAGTTCTGCATCGAATACAGGCGGTCAATGGGATTTCCCACGCGTCCAGCCAGCACCCCTCCCTCTGCTGTCGCCAAGAGACAATCGCCGAGGTGACCAAGGCTTCCATCGCTGTCCAAGTCGTGGAAAACGGCTTCCGAATCTGCGAGTAGGAaaagtcaagtttatttatcGGCTGCACGACACGTCGAGATGCGGTGGCTTGCAAAAGTATCTGCGCCCTAGAGCTGATCGGATTTTGTTAAAATTTACTTTGACTGAAAGAAAACATACAATGAAATGATGTGGATTTATCATCTGTAATTCAGACCGATCTGATAcagataatgaaaaaaaaacgttcagTATATGTTGATTTTATAGTAATTACAGATGACATAGTAATGGCTTCCACACAGCTGATGTTAGTctctgttaataaaaaaaaaactcaacgcATTTTAAGATTAAATGatgtttttcatttcctttttaacGTGTTAGAGATGACACTTAGTCTTATTAAGTAATGGTCAGAATTTCCCACTTATTTCTCACTTTCCCcttattggaaaaataaaacctgagctaaaaaataaataaaaaaataatagtgtATTCCCAAACACCACCCCCCCCCTTTCCTGTAGaaaatgatgtgtttatgtatCTATCAAAATGATTAGTTATTATATGAAAACGAGTTCAAACGAATTTTACAAagatagattttatttcacattaatgaacacattcattgaagcagggaaaataaataatatcagatggaggaagtgggcggagcttccgGGGGCATCAGCTATGTCAGTCATTCCAGATTCATCTgtctgttatatttttatttatttattttttgggtggaaattttcaataatttaaaacaaaggaatgaaatatttattattcaagattctgcactatttctagCTCCTCATTCAACGTGTGATATTGATCATGTACAGGAAGGTGTAACATGTCAATGGAAGTACAACAGACATAGAAAGTGTCTCTGTCCAtgtccataaacacacactcacacatatataaatatataccgTATGATTTGTGGATCGTACCGTACGGGTGCATCTGCTCAGGGCCTAGCTGTGGTGGCGTGAGTCCGTGCCGGAACTGCTCACCCCCGTACAGGTTTGGATCGAGAGCCAGGAGCTGCTGTCGTGGCAAGGAGGAGTACGAGAGCATGCCATCTAACCCGTGACTGCTCGAACCGTCTATGAGGAAACACAATGGCTTCTTAATACATAAAACTTCCtttcctcatcacctgtgtacACAAAGTGTGCCTAAACATGTAGAaggaaatcaaataaaattccaaaaaagttttcattttgtcCAGGTTTTGTTAAATTGCAATATTTAGTGCCTAGAATTCCATCCAAGTGTGTAGACAGAAAGTTTTGCTTCTCCTTAACTTTGCTAATATTCCTGCTTCTAAAGCAGCAGTGTGGATTTATCATTAGTGTTAACTCTTTTTTAAGAAACCTGTTATTAAAGCTTGATAATTTGTCATACAAACTCATCTACCTATCTGAGAGTTTGCGCTAATACTGATAACAGTGAACTAATCTTACTACTGCAGATTTCTGGAAGTTTTGGCACCTAGTTTTCACAATAGTTTCGAGTTAACGTAACGTCAACCTTGCTGTAAAATTGCTGttgtataagagaaataaatgacTCCAAG contains the following coding sequences:
- the LOC132864169 gene encoding coiled-coil-helix-coiled-coil-helix domain-containing protein 5, whose protein sequence is MQAAMDITAKFCQKEMEEYGACVASNPSTWQEQCHHLKVKVAQCTSSHPVIRKIRADCAGEFAEFERCLRENQSSAQACSSHVARFLTCANTVDVTGLVNPESPPT